One segment of Herbaspirillum hiltneri N3 DNA contains the following:
- a CDS encoding OsmC family protein produces MIEIEATILWARGSEEAFADNRYSRVHRWRFDGGVEVPASSSPHIVPLPYSSPDNVDPEEAYLASLSSCHMLTFLAIAAKRGFVVDRYVDRAGAVMEKNARGKLVVSKATLQPVVVYRGRVPTSDEDEVLHHAAHEECFLANSVLTEITVVPTSTAADA; encoded by the coding sequence ATGATAGAAATCGAGGCAACCATCTTGTGGGCGCGCGGCAGTGAAGAGGCGTTCGCCGACAACCGCTACAGCCGCGTGCATCGCTGGCGTTTCGACGGCGGGGTGGAAGTGCCGGCGTCGTCATCGCCGCATATCGTTCCTTTGCCGTATTCCTCGCCGGACAATGTCGATCCGGAAGAGGCTTACCTGGCGTCGCTGTCGAGTTGCCATATGCTGACGTTCCTGGCCATCGCGGCAAAGCGTGGTTTCGTGGTCGATCGCTATGTCGACCGCGCCGGCGCCGTGATGGAAAAGAACGCCAGGGGCAAGCTGGTGGTCAGCAAGGCGACCTTGCAACCGGTCGTCGTGTATCGCGGCCGTGTGCCGACGTCGGATGAGGACGAGGTCCTGCACCATGCGGCCCATGAAGAATGTTTCCTGGCCAATTCGGTGCTGACCGAGATTACGGTCGTGCCGACATCGACGGCTGCGGACGCTTGA
- a CDS encoding amino acid aminotransferase, which translates to MNASLSASLFTAIEMAPRDPILGITDAYNADKNPGKTNLGVGVYYDDNGKVPLLECVKKAEAELAAKLAPRTYLPIDGLATYDKAVQELVFGADSAVVQEKRAITVQALGGTGALKLGADFIKHFSPASTQIWISDPSWENHRALFEMAGFTVNNYPYYDAATRGVNFAGMLDALKTMASGSVVLLHACCHNPTGADLTADQWTQVIEVVTSRGLIPFLDMAYQGFGDGIEEDGKVVRRFAEAGGPLFVSNSFSKSFSLYGERVGALSIVASTNEEAARVLSQLKRVVRTNYSNPPIHGGQVVATALASPELRALWESELAEMRVRIREMRQLLVAKLKEKAPAHDFDFVIKQRGMFSYSGLTKAQVERLRNEFSIYAVDTGRICVAALNSKNIDAVVDAIAKVL; encoded by the coding sequence ATGAACGCATCTCTCTCAGCCTCCCTCTTCACCGCCATCGAAATGGCGCCCCGCGACCCTATCCTCGGCATTACCGATGCATACAATGCCGACAAGAATCCAGGCAAAACCAACCTCGGCGTTGGCGTCTACTATGACGATAACGGCAAGGTGCCGTTGCTGGAGTGCGTGAAAAAGGCGGAAGCTGAACTGGCCGCCAAACTGGCGCCGCGTACCTATTTGCCGATCGACGGTCTGGCAACGTACGACAAGGCGGTCCAGGAATTGGTATTTGGTGCCGATAGCGCGGTTGTTCAAGAGAAGCGCGCGATCACCGTGCAAGCCCTGGGCGGCACCGGCGCACTGAAGCTCGGCGCCGACTTCATCAAACATTTCTCGCCGGCATCGACCCAGATCTGGATCAGCGACCCGAGCTGGGAAAACCATCGCGCGCTGTTCGAGATGGCCGGCTTCACCGTCAACAACTATCCCTACTACGACGCGGCCACCCGCGGCGTGAACTTCGCGGGCATGCTCGATGCGCTCAAGACTATGGCCTCCGGCTCGGTCGTGCTGCTGCACGCATGCTGCCACAACCCGACCGGCGCCGACCTGACTGCCGATCAATGGACCCAAGTCATTGAAGTAGTGACATCGCGCGGCCTGATCCCGTTCCTCGACATGGCCTATCAAGGTTTCGGCGACGGCATCGAAGAAGACGGCAAGGTCGTGCGTCGCTTCGCTGAAGCAGGCGGTCCGTTGTTCGTGTCGAACTCGTTCTCGAAGTCGTTCTCGCTGTACGGCGAGCGCGTCGGCGCGCTGAGCATCGTCGCTTCGACCAACGAAGAAGCTGCACGCGTGCTGTCGCAACTCAAGCGAGTGGTGCGCACCAACTATTCCAACCCGCCGATCCACGGTGGCCAGGTTGTCGCCACTGCACTGGCTTCGCCGGAACTGCGTGCTCTGTGGGAAAGCGAACTGGCCGAGATGCGCGTGCGCATCCGCGAAATGCGTCAGCTGCTGGTCGCGAAGCTGAAGGAAAAAGCGCCTGCGCACGATTTCGACTTCGTCATCAAGCAACGCGGCATGTTCTCGTACTCGGGCCTGACCAAGGCGCAAGTCGAGCGTCTGCGCAATGAGTTCTCGATCTATGCCGTTGATACCGGCCGCATTTGCGTCGCCGCACTGAACAGCAAGAATATCGACGCCGTCGTTGACGCCATCGCCAAGGTGCTCTAA
- a CDS encoding Rrf2 family transcriptional regulator, translating into MKSSRFAVAAHILVSVEHATRGGEAFLSSAAIAASVNTNPVFVRELLRKLSKAHLVVTKEGKGGGAQLARAASQISLAEIYQAVEEEPVLKHNTRPKDPCCRVSCGMDMALEPVISEVEGAMLKVLKGRKLSELVTTICG; encoded by the coding sequence ATGAAGTCGAGTCGATTTGCCGTGGCGGCACACATATTGGTCAGCGTCGAGCACGCGACCCGGGGAGGGGAAGCTTTTTTGTCCTCCGCCGCCATCGCGGCCAGCGTCAACACCAATCCGGTGTTTGTTCGCGAACTGCTGCGCAAGTTGTCGAAGGCGCATCTGGTCGTGACCAAGGAAGGCAAGGGCGGCGGCGCGCAACTGGCGCGCGCGGCTTCGCAAATCAGCCTGGCTGAAATTTACCAGGCGGTGGAAGAAGAGCCGGTGCTCAAGCACAATACGCGGCCCAAGGATCCATGTTGCCGCGTCAGTTGCGGCATGGATATGGCGCTGGAACCGGTGATTTCCGAAGTCGAGGGCGCGATGCTGAAAGTGCTGAAGGGCAGGAAACTATCCGAACTGGTCACCACGATCTGCGGCTAG